One stretch of Lucilia cuprina isolate Lc7/37 chromosome 6, ASM2204524v1, whole genome shotgun sequence DNA includes these proteins:
- the LOC124420564 gene encoding uncharacterized protein LOC124420564 yields the protein MNDEMLTDDLENSDTDDLLDNILIPNIHLMRCAAHTLQLCVVDLHKQNDLKYKIEVARNAAKSLRTSKNRLILKKHNQKIPSLDVITRWNSTYTMIKSLNEIREFIDENNLLEVPIDWEWINMYLQTMEPIWNVTMKFQKEQFPLCELFKLWMNLKRGFQLSQFEMQKLISQIMNGREHFLLDNVTLLSAVYLDPRLNLLLTATQKLSAKSNLKNIAKRIQTIREINGDDVEANRIEQIPDIVVNENCNTNENDFLTSLMNEIESENTTSNSYESFENLLEVYNKIENFENIHKRLPIDTNIFFIL from the exons ATGAATGATGAAATGTTAACCGATGACTTAGAAAATTCAGATACCGATGATCTGCTGGACAacattttaataccaaacattCATTTAATGCGATGTGCAGCACATACGCTACAACTTTGTGTTGTAGACCTTCACaaacaaaatgatttaaaatataaaatagaagtTGCAAGAAATGCTGCCAAATCATTGCGAACATCAAAAAATAG actaatattaaaaaaacacaaccaAAAAATACCTTCTTTAGATGTTATAACCCGTTGGAACTCAACATACACAATGATTAAATCATTAAATGAAATTCGTGAATTTATAGACGAAAATAACCTTTTAGAAGTGCCAATAGATTGGGAATGGATTAATATGTATTTGCAAACAATGGAACCAATTTGGAACGTAACAATGAAATTCCAAAAAGAACAATTTCCTTTATgtgaattgtttaaattatggaTGAATTTAAAAAGAGGGTTTCAATTAAGTCAATTTGAAATGCAAAAGCTTATATCGCAAATTATGAATGGGAGAGAACATTTCCTATTAGATAATGTGACTTTATTAAGTGCTGTATATCTGGATCCACGTTTAAACTTGCTTTTAACTGCTACTCAGAAGCTATCAGCCAAAtctaatttaaagaatattgcTAAAAGAATCCAAACAATAAGAGAA ATAAATGGAGATGATGTAGAAGCCAACCGAATAGAACAAATTCCAGATATTGTTGTAAATGAGAACTGCAATacaaatgaaaatgattttcttACATCGCTGATGAATGAAATTGAATCGGAAAATACCACATCAAATTCCTacgaaagttttgaaaatttactcgaagtttacaataaaattgaaaattttgaaaatatccaTAAACGACTTCCTATagacacaaacatttttttcattttatga